A stretch of the Gossypium hirsutum isolate 1008001.06 chromosome D07, Gossypium_hirsutum_v2.1, whole genome shotgun sequence genome encodes the following:
- the LOC107954061 gene encoding uncharacterized protein isoform X4, whose amino-acid sequence MSDEGEKTCPLCAEEMDLTDQQLKPCRCGYEICVWCWHHIMDMAEKDDTEGRCPACRSAYDKERIVGTAAKCERMVAEINMERKMKSHKAKAKSSEGRKQLSSVRVIQRNLVYIVGLPLNLADEDLLQRRDYFGQYGKVLKVSMSRTAAGVIQQFPNNTCSVYITYSKEEEAVRCIQSVHGFVLDGRPLKACFGTTKYCHAWLRNVPCSNPDCLYLHEIGSQEDSFTKDEIISAYTRVQQITGATNNMQRRPGNMLPPPADDYCPNSSASAAKLITKSSPNNTIVTVPKSSPPNGSSGRSIALPAGASWGMRTLNQPQPVSLACTNGPPKQNSDTVSSTLPFSSAVTNTNLACSLHTDVIKKPSEEIHPMHTKGKPDLLKPLKQSAGLDCRIATLEKPTLPERVTASKSLSNQLSCTAAANHDDQGTNIPSTITSTTFGNGGQTLISSGEKAVIISNTDGDTQRLCSDMSTLTLEGNVLNGHSDEVRPSSSSSEHGCSSSPSNQGLRQSHIDYYREPLNTAAAGSSVTSPNGVCVSKEQSVWKTDARIQAEKNTSSEVEEDVLSFDNQRLKDPEVITRSSYVPNSPISLHLSNHSRSHSLQHNEAFGAVNLNADTLLVDDKAGDNSCLQGANVSSLSNGYLDKYISSSIGSDITIEGPPLLSNEEKGKQLGRILANSQSNDANDTGESNIISNILSLDFDTWDESLTSPQNLAKLLGDNDKQANPLKLSSSWKAPNHNQSRFSFARQEDSKYRLADVESPFNIYGQMPQNHPSGQDFTDNRDSYLSKFGVSNGLYSCNFEESDNFSSSPSVFSNKLSASRAQIPVPPGFSVPSRAPPPGFSSIERVNHAFDATSGNHLMDSSSLLRNSYQAPQSGGIGGPGDIEFIDPAILAVGKGRIQRGLNNSGLDMRSNFLQQLGPYENEARFQLLMQRSLSPHQNLRYDVGDSFSSLNDSYGIPSRLMDQSQVNNMSAFAQLNLQQSRNTHNMSNGHWDGWNEVQGGNGLGVAELLRNERLGFNKFYSGYEDSKYRMAASGDLYNRTFGL is encoded by the exons ATGAGTGACGAGGGAGAAAAGACCTGCCCCCTTTGCGCGGAAGAGATGGATTTGACCGATCAGCAACTCAAGCCCTGCAGATGTGGCTATGAG ATATGTGTTTGGTGTTGGCATCACATAATGGATATGGCTGAGAAGGATGATACAGAGGGGAGGTGTCCAGCATGTCGTAGTGCTTATGATAAAGAAAGGATAGTAGGGACGGCTGCTAAATGTGAGAG AATGGTTGCTGAAATTAATATGGAAAGAAAAATGAAGTCACACAAGGCAAAGGCTAAGTCATCTGAAGGAAGGAAGCAACTGAGTAGTGTGCGAGTTATTCAAAGGAATCTTGTTTACATAGTTGGGTTGCCACTTAATCTGGCAGATGAAGAT CTTCTCCAACGTAGAGATTATTTTGGACAATATGGGAAAGTTCTAAAAGTATCTATGTCTCGGACTGCAGCCGGTGTCATTCAGCAATTTCCAAACAATACATGTAGTGT ATATATTACGTACTCAAAAGAGGAGGAAGCGGTTCGGTGTATCCAGTCTGTACATGGGTTTGTCTTGGATGGTAGACCATTAAA GGCATGCTTTGGTACAACAAAGTATTGTCATGCATGGCTGAGAAATGTG CCTTGCAGCAATCCTGATTGtctatatttgcatgagattggttcTCAAGAGGATAGTTTCACAAAAGATGAAATAATATCAGCATACACAAG GGTTCAACAAATAACTGGTGCAACAAACAATATGCAACGGCGTCCTGGAAATATGCTACCTCCGCCGGCAGATGATTATTGCCCCAACAGTTCTGCATCTGCAGCAAAACTGATTACTAAAAGTTCTCCAAAT AATACAATAGTGACTGTTCCTAAAAGTTCTCCCCCAAATGGAAGCTCTGGTAGATCTATTGCTCTTCCCGCTGGGGCTTCATG GGGAATGCGAACTTTAAACCAACCACAACCGGTCAGTTTAGCATGTACAAATGGACCTCCTAAGCAGAATTCTGACACAGTCAGCAGCACATTACCATTTTCATCTGCTGTAACAAACACCAATCTAGCTTGTTCGTTACATACTGATGTTATAAAGAAGCCATCTGAGGAGATTCATCCTATGCATACAAAGGGTAAACCTGATTTGTTAAAACCTTTGAAACAGAGTGCTGGTTTAGATTGTCGAATTGCCACACTAGAGAAACCTACTTTACCTGAACGAGTAACTGCTTCCAAATCATTGAGCAACCAGTTATCTTGTACAGCAGCAGCCAATCATGATGACCAGGGCACTAATATACCATCAACTATTACAAGCACCACTTTTGGTAATGGTGGGCAGACTCTTATTTCCTCTGGTGAGAAAGCGGTGATAATTTCCAATACTGACGGGGACACACAGAGGTTGTGCTCTGATATGTCGACATTGACCTTGGAAGGGAACGTCTTGAATGGACATTCTGATGAAGTTAGACCGAGCAGTTCCTCTTCTGAACATGGATGTAGCAGTTCACCCAGTAATCAGGGGTTACGACAATCTCATATTGATTACTATCGAGAACCATTAAATACAGCAGCTGCTGGGAGTTCTGTGACATCTCCCAATGGGGTGTGCGTCTCAAAAGAGCAGTCTGTTTGGAAGACTGATGCACGTATTCAAGCTGAGAAAAATACAAGTTCTGAAGTAGAGGAAGACGTATTGTCTTTTGATAATCAAAGACTCAAGGATCCAGAAGTCATTACTCGTTCAAGTTATGTGCCAAATTCACCAATTTCGCTCCATTTATCAAATCATTCTAGGTCCCATTCTTTGCAACATAATGAAGCTTTTGGTGCCGTTAATTTGAATGCTGATACTCTCTTGGTAGATGATAAAGCAGGTGACAATTCATGTCTTCAGGGAGCTAATGTTTCTTCTTTGTCTAATGGATACCTTGACAAGTACATAAGCAGTAGTATTGGTTCTGATATTACAATAGAAGGTCCCCCTTTGCTTTCAAATGAAGAGAAAGGGAAGCAGCTAGGAAGAATCCTTGCCAATTCTCAGAGCAACGATGCTAATGATACTGGAGAGAGCAACATAATTTCAAACATATTGTCACTAGATTTTGATACATGGGATGAGTCCTTGACTTCTCCTCAGAACTTGGCAAAATTGTTGGGAGACAATGACAAGCAGGCCAATCCTCTCAAACTATCTAGTTCGTGGAAAGCACCAAATCACAATCAATCCAGATTCTCATTTGCCAGACAGGAGGATTCTAAATATCGTCTCGCTGATGTTGAGTCCCCTTTTAATATTTATGGGCAAATGCCACAGAACCATCCTTCTGGCCAAGATTTTACAGACAACAGGGATTCCTATCTAAGCAAATTTGGAGTTTCTAATGGTTTATATTCCTGTAACTTTGAGGAATCTGACAATTTTTCTAGTAGTCCTTCAGTTTTTTCCAATAAGCTTTCTG CTTCAAGAGCTCAAATTCCAGTCCCTCCTGGATTCTCTGTTCCTAGCAGGGCGCCACCTCCAGGCTTTTCTTCAATTGAGAGAGTAAACCATGCTTTTGACGCCACATCAG GTAATCATTTGATGGACTCTTCATCCCTATTAAGAAATTCTTATCAGGCTCCTCAAAGTGGCGGTATTGGTGGCCCTGGGGATATAGAGTTTATAGATCCCGCAATTTTGGCAGTTGGTAAGGGTAGAATTCAGAGAGGTCTCAACAATTCAGGCTTAGACATGAGATCAAATTTTCTTCAACAGTTAGGTCCATATGAAAACGAGGCCAGATTCCAACTATTGATGCAGAGATCGCTTTCTCCTCATCAGAACTTAAGATATGATGTTGGGGATAGCTTTTCATCTCTGAATGACTCTTATGGAATTCCTTCTAGGCTAATGGATCAATCACAAGTTAACAATATGTCCGCATTTGCACAGTTGAATCTCCAACAGTCGAGAAATACACATAACATGTCAAATGGACATTGGGACGGATGGAACGAGGTCCAGGGTGGTAATGGCCTTGGTGTGGCAGAGCTCTTAAGAAATGAAAGACTGGGATTTAATAAGTTCTATTCCGGGTATGAAGATTCAAAGTATAGGATGGCTGCATCAGGGGATCTATATAACAGAACATTTGGATTGTGA